One genomic window of Salvia miltiorrhiza cultivar Shanhuang (shh) chromosome 4, IMPLAD_Smil_shh, whole genome shotgun sequence includes the following:
- the LOC131021570 gene encoding uncharacterized protein LOC131021570 produces the protein MESYSSISNTDSSSSASYSFSSNSSTHYLYNPCRQATKSAKPQPSFRSALHTVRKSPAKNVITKKPIAPLPPTPPRIYKVEPIEFKDVVQKLTGAGELQSTRLREVAPPPLSLSPRFVPHSAENEEEKRQKSFDTSFGILSPLGFSLSPSSLAWCSAMLLSPGTLASFETSAVI, from the coding sequence ATGGAGTCGTATTCGTCCATTAGCAACACAGACTCCTCTTCATCTGCTTCATATTCTTTCTCATCAAATTCCTCAACTCACTACCTTTATAATCCCTGCCGCCAAGCAACGAAGAGCGCGAAACCTCAGCCGTCGTTCCGGTCGGCGCTCCACACCGTCCGCAAATCTCCGGCCAAGAACGTGATCACCAAGAAACCCATCGCTCCGCTGCCGCCGACACCACCGAGAATCTACAAGGTGGAGCCCATTGAATTCAAGGATGTGGTCCAGAAGCTGACGGGGGCGGGCGAGCTCCAGTCGACGCGGCTGCGGGAGGTGGCGCCGCCCCCGCTCAGCCTCTCCCCACGCTTTGTTCCGCATTCAGCCGAAAATGAAGAGGAAAAGAGGCAGAAATCATTTGATACTAGTTTTGGGATTCTAAGCCCACTTGGGTTTAGCTTGTCGCCTTCATCTCTCGCATGGTGTTCGGCCATGCTTCTCAGTCCAGGAACACTTGCTTCCTTCGAGACAAGTGCAGTTATCTAG